A stretch of DNA from Microlunatus capsulatus:
GGCGCCCTCGCGGTGCTGGTCTACAGCTTCGTCCTCACGCTGCTCATCGGCTTCGTGCTCCAGAAGACGATCGGCTTCCGGCTGGACGAGGAGTCCGAGATGGCTGGCATCGACAACGCCGAGCACGCGGAGACTGGCTACGATCTGGGCAACCTGACCTCCAGCCTGCGGGGTGCTCTGTCCGGCTCCACCGCCCCCCGCCGTGCGGACGGCGACATCAACCACGACGAGGAGGCCACCGCATGAAGCTCGTGACCGCGATCATCAAGCCGCACATGCTCGACGAGGTGAAGACCGCCCTGGAGTCCTTCGGGATCGAGGGGATGACGGTCAGCGAGGCCAGCGGGTTCGGCCGGCAGCGGGGCCACACGGAGGTCTACCGCGGCGCGGAGTACACCGTGGACCTGGTCCCGAAGGTGAGACTTGAGGTGCTCGTGGACGACGAGGATGCCAAAGACATCATCGACGTCCTGGTCAAGAGCGCTCGGACCGGCCGCATCGGTGACGGCAAGGTCTGGTCGGTGCCGGTGGACGACATCGTCCGCGTGCGCACCGGAGAGCGCGGGCTGGACGCGCTCTGAAGCGTGACCTGACTGACGAGCGTCTCAACGTCGCGATCCGGTCCGGGTGGGCAACCACCTCCGGGCCGGATCGTCGGCGTTCGGTCACCCGCTGCGTCGAGGACGCGCTGGTGGCCCTGTGGACCGAGGTCGGCGGGCCGGGCAGCGGAACGGCGCTCGCCTGCGTGGGCAGCCTGGCCCGGCACGAGCTCGGGCCCCGCTCCGACGTCGACCTCGTGCTGCTGCACGACGGCCGCGACCTCGCGGCCACCGACCGGCTGGCCAACAGCCTCTGGTACCCGCTGTGGGACGCCCGGGTGAAGCTCGACCACAGCGTGCGGACCCCCGACGAGTGCGCCGAGGTGGCGGGCCGCGAGCTGAGCGCCGGCGTCGGCCTGCTGGACCTGCGCGTCGTCGCCGGGGACGCCGCCCTGGTCGCCGGCGCCCGCACCGCCCTGCTCGGGGCCTGGCGGACCGGGGCGCGCAAGCGGCTGCCGGAGCTGCTCAGCTCCCTCGACGAGCGGCTGGCCCGCTTCGGCGACGCCGCCTACCTGCTGGAGCCCGACCTCAAGGAGGCCCGCGGGGGCTTCCGCGACATGGCCATGCTGCGCGCGCTGGCCGCGACCTGGCTGACCGACCGGCCGCACTCCGGCGTCCGCGACCCCTACGACCAGCTGCTCGACGTGCGCGACGCCCTGCACGTCACGGCGGGCCGGGCCCTGGACCGGCTGGTGGCGGCGGAGGTCGACGCCGTCGCCGAGCAGCTCGGGTTCACCGAGCGCGACGACCTGCACCGCGCCGTCAGCCTGGCGGCCCGCCGGATCGGCCACGCCGTCGACCTCACCGCCCGGGCCGCCCGGGCCGTGGTCCCCCAGCGCCGGGTGCTGGGCTTCGCCCGTCGCGAGCGCGGCCCCGTCTACACCGAGGCCGAGCACGGCCTGATCATCACCGGCGGAGAGGTGGCCCTGGGCCGCAGCGCCTCCCCGTCCGCCCCCGCCACCGGCCTGCAGGCCGGTGCCCTCGCGGCGTCGCGCGGCCTGGTGCTCTCCCCCGTCACCGCGGAGAACCTCGGCCAGCACGCGCCCGCGCTGCCGACGCCCTGGCCCGCCGAGGCGCGCGACGCGCTCCTGCAGCTGCTGTCCTGCGGGCCGCAGCTGATCGCGGTCTGGGAGGCGCTGGACCTGGCCGGCTGCATCAGCCGGTGGATCCCCTCCTGGGCGTCGATCTCGGCCCGGCCCCAGCACAACCCGCTGCACCGCCACACCGTCGACCGGCACTCGGTGCAGACCGTGGCCGAGGCGCAGCGCCACCTCACCCAGGTGGAGCGGCCCGACCTGCTGCTGCTGGCCTGCCTCTTCCACGACATCGGCAAGATCCCCGGGGCCGGGGTGGACCACGCGGCCGTCGGCGCCCCGCTCGCCCGCGCGGCCGTCGAGGCGATCGGGCTGCCGCCGGCCGACGCCGAGCTGGTCGAGCTGCTCGTCGAGCACCACCTCACGCTGGCCGCGCTGGCCACCAAGCGCGACCACGCGGACCCGGCCACCCAGCAGGCGCTGGTGGAGGCGGTCCGCGGCCGCGCCGACGTGCTGGACCTGCTGCGCTACCTCACCGAGTCCGACGCCCGGGCCGCCGGCCCCGCCGCCTGGTCGCCCTGGCGCGCCCAGCTGATCGGCAGCCTGGCCGAGCAGGTCGAGGGCCTGCTCGTGGAGGACGACACGGCCGAGGCGGTGCGCCGCGTCGACATCGACCGGCTGGTCGACGTCGGCTTGGCCCGCTCGGTGGCGCTGGACGGCCGACCCCGGGTGCGGGTGGAGGTGCGGCCCGGAGGCCTGGAGCTGCTGGTCGCGGCCACCGACCGGCTCGGGCTGTTCAGCGAGACCGCCGGCCTGCTGGCCAGCCACGGCGTGCAGGTGCGCTCGGCGGTGCTGCACACCGTCGACGGCGTGGCCGTGAACACCTGGCGGGTCGACAAGCAGCTCCCTGCTGACGTGCCCGACCCGGCCTTCCTGGTCCAGCAGCTGGAGCGGCTGGAGCAGGGCGACAGCACCGTGCTGGCCCCGGTCCGCCGCCGCGAGGCCCGGTCGCTGGCCGCCGGCACCGCGTCGGACCCGTGGGTCGAGCTGGTGGAGGACGCCAGCGCCAGCGCCGTCGTGGTGGAGGTGCGCACCCAGGACCGCCCGGGGCTGCTCTACGCGCTCGGCCACGCGCTCGCGGCTCAGCGCCTCTCGATCCGCTCCGCCCACGCCAGCACCCTGGCCGGGCTGGCCATCGACACCTTCTACGTCACCGAGCCCGACGGCGACCGCCCCGCCGCCGACCGCGCGCGGGTGGCCCTCGACGCCCTCGTCACCGCCGCCGGTCCCGGCCGGTCCGACGGCGCGACCGGCTGAGCCCGGTCCGGACGACCCGAGACCGGTCCGACACGGCCCGGCACGGCACGCCCCCGGGGGGGGCGGACGTCCGCGTCAGGCGCGGGCGAGCAGCTCCTCGACCTCGGCCGTCGTGGGCGGCTGGGCCCCCTGGCGGGAGCAGACGATCGAGGCCGCCGCGGCCCCGCGCCGCAGCGACTCCTCCAGCCCCAGCCCGCGGGCGGCGTGGCCGTCGAGGAAGCCGGCCATGAAGGTGTCACCGGCGCCGACGGTGTCGACGACGTCGGTCGGGAACCCCGGGACGCGGGTGACGGCACCGCCCGGCTCGACGGCGACCCCGCCGCCCGGCCCGAGGGTGACGACGGCGAGCCCGAGGTCGTACTGCTCCACCCACGAGGCCGCGATGTCGACCGGGTCACCGGCGAAGCCCGCCTGGGCGAGGAACTCGATGTCGGCGTCGCTGGCCTTGACGATCCCCCGCCGCCGGCCGACGGCCCGCAGCCACGGCTGCACCTTCGCCCAGTAGGCCTCCGGGTCGGTGATGACCGTCGGCCGCACGTTGACGTCGTAGGAGACCCCGGAGGGCACCGTCCGCATCCAGTCGAGCAGCACCTCCGCGCCGGGGCTGACGACGCAGGACAGCGACGCGATGTGCAGCCAGTCGTCGGCGCGCAACGCGGGCAGGTCGTCGGCCTGCCAGCCGAAGTTGGCCGTGCCCGTGAAGTGGAAGGTGTAGCTGGCCACGCCCTCCTCGTCCAGGCTGACCACCGCGATCGAGGTCGCCTGGGAGGACTCGGTGGCCAGGTCCAGGTGCACCCCCGCGCCGGTGATGTGCTCCCGGAGCTGGCCGCCGAAGGCGTCGTTGGAGATCCGGCCCAGGAAGTGGGCGTCGGCCCCCAGCTGGCCGAGCGCGACGGCGGAGTTCATCGGGCCGCCCGCGGACAGCGCCAGCCAGGTGGAGCGGAAGCTGTCGTCGGAGCTCTGCCGGTCCTGGACCAGGTCGATGAGGGTCTCCCCGCACACCACGAAGCGCGTCATACCGAGCCAACCTAGTGGAGCCCCCGCACGCCCGTCACCGCGCCGACCTCGGCGCGCAGGCCGCCCACCAGCTCGTCCCACAGGCTGGGCGGCAGCGCCCGCTCGCTCAGGTCGGCGAGCAGGTGGCCCAGGGTGTAGCCGGGGTCGTCGCGCTCCAACCGCTCGACGCAGCAGTTGAGCAGCGCCCCGTTCCCGCCGACCCACGCCTCGGCGCCCAGCAGCCCGAGCGGCGCCGACGCCACCTCCGGCGGGACGGCCGCCACCACCTGCGCCCAGAGCCGCTGGTGCTGCTCCGCCGTGGACCGGCTGACCATCGCCCAGCCGACGTCGCGGACCGCGAGGTCGAGGGCCAGCACCGCCAGCCGCGCGGCCGCGGTCTCGTCGGGGCCCGGCGGGACCAGTCCGGCCCGCACCCCGTCGGCCAGCGCCTGCGCCGCCGCCGGCCGGCCCAGCCCGCCGACCTGCTGGCGGGCCAGGGCGACCAGCCCCCGCAGCCTCGGCACGGCGTCGGCCGCCGGCCCGGCGACCAGGGCCTCGAGGTCGGACCGGCTGCGCCCCGCGACCAGGCCGCGGTACACCGCCTCCGCGGCCAGCGGGTGGGCGTCCGGGTCGAAGACGGACCCCTCGGGCGGGCAGCAGCCGGTGCGGCAGCTGAGCGACCACCACCGCGCCCCGCTGACCAGCACCACCTCGCGCACGCCCACCTCGCCGCCCAGTGCGACGCGCACCCGCTCGAGCACCCGGCGGGTGCCGGGGCCGTCGTCGCCGTAGCCGACCAGCACCAGCTCGTCGACCTCGTGCTGGGTCCTGAGCTGCCGCACCTGCGCAGCCACCGCCGTCTCCTCCCCGGGCGGGGGCAGGTCGATCCGGGCGGTCAGCAGCACCCGGCCCCGCCGGGAGAGGACGACGACCAGCGACTCGGCCGGGTGGAAGCCCAGCAGGTAGGGGATGACGGCCAGGAAGTCCGCCGGTCGTCGCACCCGCAGCCGGTGCGGGTCGGTCGTCGGACCGGGGTCGGAGGGGTGCTGCTCGGCGGGCGGCTGGCGACGGCTGACGGTCATGCCGGGACCCTCCGGACGCCGCTCCCGGAGGTGCGGCGGCCGGCCGGCCTGGGGACGACGACCCGGGGCGGCCCGCCCCTGTGGACGACGCCGCGCGGCCGGACCTCCGCACCCGGCCGCCCGCGCTACCGTGGCCCGATGAGCGAGCGGCCGGACGGCGGCGAGGGGCTGGGTCGCAGCTCCGGCGGCACGCCGGACTTCGTCCAGCCCGCCCCGCCGATCCCCCCGGGTCCGCCCCCGCCCGCCGCGCCCCCGCGCCCCGCGGCGCCGTACCGACCCTCCCGCCGCCCGGCCGTGGTGACCGCCGCCGTCGTCCTCGTGGTCGCCGTGGTGACGGCGCTCGGCACGGTCGCCGCCTGGCGGGCCGACACCCGGGTCCCCCCGCCGGCCCCGGCGACGACCCGGCCGGCCGCCAGCCCCTCGACCGCCGAGCGGGACGCCATCCTGTTCACCGGTGCCCGCGGCACGGGCCGGCTCGCGGTGCTCGAGACCAGCTGGGAGCCGGGCAGCCCCGACCGGCTGCGGCTCACCGTCGAGCTGACCTGCACGACCGGCACGGTCGACCACGGCCCCGACTCGTTCCAGCTCTTCGACGCGACCGGGCGGCTGGTCGAGCCCTCCACGGCGGGCGGGGGCGCCGGTGACCTCGGGTACGGCCGCCTCGGCCGGGGCGAGCAGGTGCGCGGCGAGGTGCTGTTCGACGTCGCCCGGCAGCCGGTCACGCTGGTGCTCAGCGACGACGCGGGCTCCGTGGCGGCGCTGCGGATCACTGGCTGACCTAGGCTGCGCGGGTGCAGATCGAACAGCTCGACGTCCGCGACTGGGAGGTGCTCCGGCTCAGCAACGGCGCCGTCAGCCTGGACGTGGTGCCGGCCCTCGGCGGGACCGTCACCGGCCTCCGCCGGCTCCCCGACGGCGCCTCCCTCCTGTGGAGCACGCCCTGGGGGCTCCGCCGCCGCGGCGCCTGGTCGCTGCCGGGCAGCTCCGAGGCCCAGATGGTCGACACCTACCCGGGCGGCTGGCAGACGCTGTTCCCCAACGGCGGCGACACCGCCGTGGTCGGCGGCGTCGAGTGGGGCCACAGCGGCGAGGCCCGGCTGACGTGGCTGGACTGGCAGGTCGAGGGCGACAGCCTGGTGCTGACGGGGCGGCTGGTGCGCTCCCCCTTCACCCTGCGCAAGACCTTCACCCTCGACGGCGACGAGGTCGTCCTCGACGAGACGGTGCACAACGTCGGCGGCGAGCAGGTCGAGCTGATGTGGGGCTCCCAGCTGGCCCTGGGCGGCGACCTCGTGGGGCCGGGGAGCAGCGTCACGACCTCGGCCAGCACCGTCCACCCCGACCCGCGCTTCAGCACCAGCACCAGCTACGACGACCTCATGCCCTGGCCGCGCTCGCACGGCCAGCGCAGCGTCGTCAACCTCTCCCGGCTCCCCGGGCCCGAGGCCGACGAGACCCGGCTGGCCTACCTGGCCGACTTCGACACGCCGTCGGTGACCGTCCGCAGCCCCGACCGGACGGTCGGGCTGGACCTCACCTGGGACGAGGACTGGCCCTACCTCTGGTACTCGATGGAGGCCGGCGGGCGGCACGGGTTCCCCTGGTACTCCCGCGGGTACTTCCTCGCGCTGGCCCCCGGGACGGGGTGGCCGGCCCACGGCCTGCACGAGGTCCGGCGGGCCTCCGCCACCACCGTCTGGGTCCAGGCGGACGAGGAGCGCACCAGCCGGCTGCGGCTGCGCGTGCACCCCGTGCCCGCGGTCTGAGCCCGCCCTCGACCGGCCGCGTGCCGGACCCGGCGGGAGCCCCGGCCGGGCGGGCGAGGGCAGCCGAACCTTCGTGGCGCGCACGCGGTCACCGGGCTTGACTGGGGGTGTGCCACCGCTGACCCCGCCCACCCCGACCGCCGAGGCGGACCCCACCCGCACCCTCCCGGCCTCCGCCGAGCCGACCCACGCCGCCGAGCCGCACGCGTCCGGCCTCGCCAACCGCCTGAACGGTCTGCGCGCGGCCGTGCTGGGCGCCAACGACGGCATCGTCTCGGTCGCCGCGGTCGCCGTGGGCGTCGCCGGCGCCACCCCGGCCCTGGCCCCCGTGCTGACCGCCGCCTCGGCCGCGCTGGTGGGGGGCGCCGTCTCGATGGCGCTCGGGGAGTACGTGTCGGTCAGCAGCCAGCGCGACAGCGAGCGCGCCCTCATCGCCAAGGAGGAGGCCGAGCTGGCCGCGATGCCGGAGGCCGAGCTCGACGAGCTGACCGCGCTGTACGAGGCCCGCGGCCTCAGCGCCGCCACCGCCCGCGCCGTCGCCGAGGAGCTCACCGCCCAGGACGCGCTGGGCGCGCACCTGGAGGCCGAGCTCAACATCGACCGCGACGACCTCGTCAGCCCCTGGCACGCGGCGGGCGCCTCGGCGGCCGCCTTCGTGGCCGGCGCCCTGCTGCCGATGCTCGCCGTCCTCCTGCTGCCCCAGGGCTCACGGGTCGCGGGCACGGTGGTCGCCGTGCTGGTCGCCCTGGCCCTGACCGGGGCGGCCGGCGCCCGGCTGGGCGGCAGCCCGCTGCTGCGCCCCACCCTGCGCGTCGTCGTCGGCGGTGCGGTCGCCCTGGCGGCCACCTTCGCCATCGGCCGGCTGCTGGGGACGACCGTCCTGGGCTGATCCCTCCGGGCCGGCGCCGTCGCGCCGGCCTTGACCGGCCGGGGCACCCTGGAGGTCCGACCCCGCCGCCCGGTGGGCCCGGCGCCGAGGAGCACCGATGAAGCAGGAGACCGTCCGTCCCGCCCAGGCGGCGCTCGTCATGGCGACCCTGCTGGCCGGGCTCTGGCTGCTCGAGGTCGTGGACACCCTGAGCGGCGGCGCCCTCGACGCCTACGGGATCGAGGCCCGCGAGCTCGACGGGCTGCCGGAGATCGTCACCGCCCCCTTCCTGCACGCCGGGTTCCAGCACCTGGCGAGCAACAGCGTGCCCTTCGGCGTCCTCGGGTTCCTCATCCTGCTGAGCGGCGTCGCCCGCTGGCTGCTGTCGTCGCTGGCCAGCATCGTCTCCTCGGGCCTGTTCGCCTGGGCCCTCACGCCCGCCGACACGATCGTCCTCGGCGCGAGCGGTCTGATCTTCGGCTGGCTCACCTACCTCATCGCCCGGGGCGTCTGGTCCCGCCGGCCGGCGCAGGTGCTCGTGGGCCTGGCCGTGCTGCTGGTCTACGGGGGGCTGATCTGGGGCGTGCTGCCCGGGGCGGCCGGGATCAGCTGGCAGGCCCACCTGGGCGGGGCGGTCGGCGGCGTCCTCGCCGCCTGGCTGCTGCACCGCCGCCGGCCGGTGCCGGTGACCGGCTCCCGGGTGGGTCAGACCTCGTCCTGGTGACCCCCGGCCAGGTCGGCCCGCAGCGCCACGACCTGCGCGCGGGCCCGGGCCAGCCGGTCGGCGTCCGCCGGGGCCGGGGCCTCCTCGCGGAACCACTGCTCGAGGCCGGCGGCCAGCTCGGAGGCGCGGTGGCGTCCGAACGTCCCCGCCGAGCCGACCACCTGGTGCGCCGCCGACTTCGCGGCCTCGCGGCGGGCGGTGTCCAGCTGACCGGCGGCGAGGGCGGTCAGGGCCTCCTCGATCACGGCGGTCCGGGCGAGGTTGGCCTCGCGCGCGGACGCGGCGAGGACGGCCATGACGGCCCCCAGGGCGTCGTCAGGATCCTCGACCGGCCGCACGGGCACCACGCTTCGTCCTCCGTCTCACCACCCGAGCAGCCGCGCCACCTCGGCCGGCAGGGTCATCGGGTCGAAGGGCTTCGGTATTACACCAGACACCTCGAGGTGCTCCCAGAGCTGGTGGCCCTCACCGCCCACCTTGGCGGTGAGGAAGACGATCGGGATGTCGCGGGTGGCGGGGTCCTCGCGCAGGGCGACCACGGTGCTCGGGCCGTCCATCCCGGGCATCATCACGTCCAGCAGCAGCGCGTCCGGCTGGTCCCGCAGGGCGACGGCGCAGGCCTCGGCCCCCGAGCCCGCGGTCAGCACCTGCCACCCGCCGACCATCTCCAGCGAGACCTTGGCGACCTCGCGCAGCATGTCGTCGTCGTCGACGACGAGCACCCGGTGGCTGCTCACGGCCGGCCCCGTCCTGACGTCGCGCCCGTACCCATCGACGACCACCCCATTCTCCGGCCCGTCCGGGCCCCGGCGCACGTCCACGGGGGCCTTCGTGTGTCGATCATCGTAACGGCGCACGGGTGGTAGCGTCACCGTCCATGGAGAGCCATGGGCGTCTCCAAGGTTCGGGGGCTTGGCGATTCGGTCTGTTCAGCGCGACCACGGGACTGCTGGTCCTCGTGCTGGCCGTGCTGCTGTCGAGCGACCTCCCGGCGGAGGTCCGCACCCTGCTCAGCGGGAGCGCGCTCGTCGGGGTGGGTCTCACGGCGTGCATCTCGTGCCGCTTCCGGGCGGTGCGGAGCACCGGCCTCCGACGGCGTGCGTACAACCTGTGGTCGCTCGCCTGCCTGAGCGCAGCGCTCGGCAACCTCGGGCTGATGATCAACGGGGCCCAGCGCGACCGTGAGACGGTCTCGGCCAGCGACATCACCCTGCTGGCCACCCTGGTGCTCGCCGTCGCCGGCGTCACCACCTTCCCCCTCGCCCGCCGCCGCGGCACCGACCTCGCGCGGATGCTGCTCGACGGCGTGGTCATCGGCGGCTCCATCCTG
This window harbors:
- a CDS encoding DUF4192 domain-containing protein encodes the protein MTVSRRQPPAEQHPSDPGPTTDPHRLRVRRPADFLAVIPYLLGFHPAESLVVVLSRRGRVLLTARIDLPPPGEETAVAAQVRQLRTQHEVDELVLVGYGDDGPGTRRVLERVRVALGGEVGVREVVLVSGARWWSLSCRTGCCPPEGSVFDPDAHPLAAEAVYRGLVAGRSRSDLEALVAGPAADAVPRLRGLVALARQQVGGLGRPAAAQALADGVRAGLVPPGPDETAAARLAVLALDLAVRDVGWAMVSRSTAEQHQRLWAQVVAAVPPEVASAPLGLLGAEAWVGGNGALLNCCVERLERDDPGYTLGHLLADLSERALPPSLWDELVGGLRAEVGAVTGVRGLH
- a CDS encoding [protein-PII] uridylyltransferase; this translates as MRSGWATTSGPDRRRSVTRCVEDALVALWTEVGGPGSGTALACVGSLARHELGPRSDVDLVLLHDGRDLAATDRLANSLWYPLWDARVKLDHSVRTPDECAEVAGRELSAGVGLLDLRVVAGDAALVAGARTALLGAWRTGARKRLPELLSSLDERLARFGDAAYLLEPDLKEARGGFRDMAMLRALAATWLTDRPHSGVRDPYDQLLDVRDALHVTAGRALDRLVAAEVDAVAEQLGFTERDDLHRAVSLAARRIGHAVDLTARAARAVVPQRRVLGFARRERGPVYTEAEHGLIITGGEVALGRSASPSAPATGLQAGALAASRGLVLSPVTAENLGQHAPALPTPWPAEARDALLQLLSCGPQLIAVWEALDLAGCISRWIPSWASISARPQHNPLHRHTVDRHSVQTVAEAQRHLTQVERPDLLLLACLFHDIGKIPGAGVDHAAVGAPLARAAVEAIGLPPADAELVELLVEHHLTLAALATKRDHADPATQQALVEAVRGRADVLDLLRYLTESDARAAGPAAWSPWRAQLIGSLAEQVEGLLVEDDTAEAVRRVDIDRLVDVGLARSVALDGRPRVRVEVRPGGLELLVAATDRLGLFSETAGLLASHGVQVRSAVLHTVDGVAVNTWRVDKQLPADVPDPAFLVQQLERLEQGDSTVLAPVRRREARSLAAGTASDPWVELVEDASASAVVVEVRTQDRPGLLYALGHALAAQRLSIRSAHASTLAGLAIDTFYVTEPDGDRPAADRARVALDALVTAAGPGRSDGATG
- a CDS encoding rhomboid family intramembrane serine protease — encoded protein: MATLLAGLWLLEVVDTLSGGALDAYGIEARELDGLPEIVTAPFLHAGFQHLASNSVPFGVLGFLILLSGVARWLLSSLASIVSSGLFAWALTPADTIVLGASGLIFGWLTYLIARGVWSRRPAQVLVGLAVLLVYGGLIWGVLPGAAGISWQAHLGGAVGGVLAAWLLHRRRPVPVTGSRVGQTSSW
- a CDS encoding VIT1/CCC1 transporter family protein; the encoded protein is MPPLTPPTPTAEADPTRTLPASAEPTHAAEPHASGLANRLNGLRAAVLGANDGIVSVAAVAVGVAGATPALAPVLTAASAALVGGAVSMALGEYVSVSSQRDSERALIAKEEAELAAMPEAELDELTALYEARGLSAATARAVAEELTAQDALGAHLEAELNIDRDDLVSPWHAAGASAAAFVAGALLPMLAVLLLPQGSRVAGTVVAVLVALALTGAAGARLGGSPLLRPTLRVVVGGAVALAATFAIGRLLGTTVLG
- a CDS encoding P-II family nitrogen regulator, whose amino-acid sequence is MKLVTAIIKPHMLDEVKTALESFGIEGMTVSEASGFGRQRGHTEVYRGAEYTVDLVPKVRLEVLVDDEDAKDIIDVLVKSARTGRIGDGKVWSVPVDDIVRVRTGERGLDAL
- a CDS encoding response regulator; the protein is MSSHRVLVVDDDDMLREVAKVSLEMVGGWQVLTAGSGAEACAVALRDQPDALLLDVMMPGMDGPSTVVALREDPATRDIPIVFLTAKVGGEGHQLWEHLEVSGVIPKPFDPMTLPAEVARLLGW
- a CDS encoding Hpt domain-containing protein: MVPVRPVEDPDDALGAVMAVLAASAREANLARTAVIEEALTALAAGQLDTARREAAKSAAHQVVGSAGTFGRHRASELAAGLEQWFREEAPAPADADRLARARAQVVALRADLAGGHQDEV
- a CDS encoding carbohydrate kinase family protein, which produces MTRFVVCGETLIDLVQDRQSSDDSFRSTWLALSAGGPMNSAVALGQLGADAHFLGRISNDAFGGQLREHITGAGVHLDLATESSQATSIAVVSLDEEGVASYTFHFTGTANFGWQADDLPALRADDWLHIASLSCVVSPGAEVLLDWMRTVPSGVSYDVNVRPTVITDPEAYWAKVQPWLRAVGRRRGIVKASDADIEFLAQAGFAGDPVDIAASWVEQYDLGLAVVTLGPGGGVAVEPGGAVTRVPGFPTDVVDTVGAGDTFMAGFLDGHAARGLGLEESLRRGAAAASIVCSRQGAQPPTTAEVEELLARA